The genomic DNA CCACGTTGTTGTGCAGGATGTCGATGGCGCCAAAGCGCGCGTGCACGCGCCGCGCCACCTCGGCCACGGCGGCGGAGTCCGTGACGTCGGCGGCATAGGCCTCGGCGTCGAAGCCCTCGGCGTACAGCTGGGCACGGGTTTCCTCGGCCGCCTCGCGGCGGATGTCCACCACCGCCACGCGCGCGCCTTCGCGGGCGTAGACCATGGCGGCGGCCTTGCCGTTGCCCCAGCCGGGGCCAGCCGAACCGCCACCGAACACCAGCGCCACCTTGCCCGCCACACGGCCCCGGCCGGGCAGCGCATCGAGCGGCGGGAAGTACGCGGCCGACGTTGCCGGGCTGCTTGCATGTGCTGTGGTCGCCATGAATGTCTCTTTCTTTGTGGGTTGTGCCGGGCCTTCAGCCTCAGTGCACGGCCGCCATGAGTTCGGCCCAGTCGCGTGCGCCCTGCCCCTCGCGCGCCCCCAGGGCGTAGGCCGCCTGGTTCACGCGGCTGATCACGCCGGTCTCCCATGCGGACCGCGCGTCGCCAATGCGCGCGCTGCTGGCAGCCACCGTGGCAGCCGGGATGCCCCGCGCATCGAGCGCCGGCAGGCGCGAGACGCCCGCGCCGTCGCAGCCGATGCCCGCATCGTTGTAGAGCGCGGCGAACACGGGCAGCTTGATGGCGGTCTCGAACCGGCCACCCAGCAAGCCGCCGTGCGAGGCGGTGATCACCACGCAGTCGCGGTCCTCCTCGGCCACCAGCGAGGCCGAGTCGATGAGCACGACGGTGCGGTGCCCATGCAGTCCCGGCAGCACCTTGCGCGCCTCGCCGGGCGAGGGTCCCGGGTCCACGGCCTGCAGGTCCGCAGCGGCCATGCACTGCGCGGCCTGCAGGGCGGGCATGCCCACGCGCACGCCCAGCTGCACGGCACGCGCGTTGGCGTACGAGACCAGGCCGCGCCGCGCGCAGTCGGCCCCGTCGCCGATGCGCGCCGAGCGGTGGTGGAGGGCGGCGCACGGCACGCCCAGGCTGTTGGCATGGTCCAGGCCCGCGATGCCCGCGCGCTCCAGCCCCACGCCCGCATCACACACCACCAGGCCGGCCACGCCCTCCTGCAGCGCCAGGTGCACCGCGAACACGCCGCCATGCGAGGCGGCGATGGCCACGCGGCCCCGCACGTCCTGCCCCATGCGGGTGACCGAATCGCAGACCAGGATGTCGCGCGAAGGGGTGGTGCCGGTCATTCGCCGCTCCGGTCCTTGTTGTGGCCCTCGCCCGTGCCGCGGTAGGGCACCTCGTGGTCCACCAGGTCCCACACGAAACGGGCGGACGGAATGCGCTGCTCTTCCGCGATGTGCGCCACCAGCCCCGCCGCGCGCGAGATGACGGCAAAGCCGCGCATCATCGCCGGGGGCACGCCCAGCTCGCCCAGCAGCGTGCCCACCGCGCCCGTGGCGTTGATGGTGATGTGCTTGCCGAAGGCGCCATCCACCTCGCGCGAGAGGACCTCGATGGCCTGCAGGTAGCGCCCCTCGAAGCGCGGATGCTCGCGGCCGATGGCCAGCAGCCTGGCGGCGCGTGGGTCGTCCGGCTTGTGCATGTGCTGGCCGAAGCCGGGGATGGGCTTGCGCTCGGCGCGGTGGCGCTGCACCGTGGCGCGCGCCGCGGCCTCCACGCCTTCGGGCGCATCGATGATCTGGCGCAGCAGGATGGCCGAATTTTCCACCGTGCCCACGAACTGGCTGCCCACGGCCAGCAGGCCCGCGGCCACGCCGCTCTGGATGTTCTCGGGCGAGCTCATGTAGACCATGCGCGTGGCGATGGCGCTCGGCGTGAGGCCGTGTTCCATGATGGCGATGAGCGCGGCGTCGAGCACGCGCAGGTCGTCTGCGTCAGGCCGGCGGTTGAGGATCTGCGAGAACAGCACGTCGGTGAAGCCGCGCTGGCCCAGCACGTCCTCGGCCAGGTTGTCGCCCCGGTAGTGGATCGACGTTGCCGAGTGCGTGCACAGCTCGGTGTAGGGGCGTTCCACGGGCTTGTTCATGCGGGCTGCTCCTGGCGCACCAGGCGCGTGATGTCGGCCTTGAGTGTGACCTTGTGCACCTTGCCGGCCACGCTGCGCGGCAGGTCGGCGTAGAAGTGCACGGCCTTGGGGGTCTTCACGGAGCCTAGGTGCTCCTTGGCGAAGGCGATGAGCTCCTGCGCGCTCACCTGCGCGCCGGGCTTGAGCTGCACGGCCGCGTGCACGGCCTCGCCCCACTTGTCGTCCTCGATGCCGAACACGGCGGACTCGTGCACGGCCGGGTGCTGGTCGAGCACGCTCTCCACATCGATGGGGTAGACGTTGAAGCCGCCGGTGATGACCACCTCGCGCAGCCGGTCCTTGAGGAACAGGTAGCCGCGCTCGTCCACGTAGCCCCGGTCGCCCGTGTGCAGCCAGCCGTCCACGATGGTCTCGGCGGTCTTCTCCGGCATCTTCCAGTAGCCGTTCATGATGAGGTCGCCGCGCACCACGATCTCGCCCGCCTCGCCCGTGGGCAGCAGGGCGCCTTCCGGGCTCATGATGGCCATATCGGTCACCAGGCCCTGGCGGCCCACGGAGCGCCAGTTGGCCTCGTCGGCGAAGTCTTCGGCGCGCATCACGCTGACCACCTGCGGCGCCTCGGTCTGGCCGTAGGTGGTCTCCAGCACGGGGCCGAAGCATTCGCGCACCACGCGGATCTTCTCGGGCGGCATGGGCGCGCCGCCGTAGATCAGGTGCCTGAGGCGGGGCAGCCGAAGGCGCTCGCCATGCGCCTCGGCCACCAGCATGTACAGCAGCGTGGGCGGCATGAAGGTGGTGGTGATGCCATCCTCGCGGAAGCTGCGCAGCAGCTCGGCCGGCTTGTTGCTGGCGGGCAGCACGTGGCAGCCGCCCTGCGCCAGGATGGGCAGCAGGTAGGTGGAGGTGCCGTGCGTGACGGGCGCCGAGATGAGGTAGCGGTCGTCCGCGCCGAAGCCGAACGCCTGGATCTGGTTGACCAGCGTGGCCACCCACGCGCGGTAGGGCTGCATCACCCCCTTGGGCACGCCCGTGGAGCCGCCCGTGAACTTGATGGCCTGGGCCTCGTCGCGCGAGCGGTCGTGCGGCCGGGGCCGCTGGCCCGCGTGCGCAGCCTCGGCGGCCTGCAGCGTGGCGCGGGCTTCACCGCCCTCGCCCAGCGCCAGCACGGCCTTCACGCCGGCCAGGTCGAGCGTGCCCAGGTGCGCGGGCTCGGCCACCACGATGGTGGGTTCGGTGAACGCGATGATGCGGTTGAGCTCCGCCGCCGGGTTGCGCCAGTTCAGCGGCACCCACACCTTGCCCGCCGCCAGCACGGCCAGCAGCGCCACGACGTGGTCCACGGTGTTGCCGGCGCAGATGCCGACGCGCGAGCCGGGTTCGGCGTCCAACTGCTGCAGCGCGCAGGCGGCGGCGTCCACGCGCGCGGCCAGCGCGGCATAGGTCAGCACCTGGCCGCCGCCGGCCAGGGCTTCCCGCTGCGGATACATCCGGGCAGCGCGGTAGAAGAAATCGATGGGGTACATGCAAATATTCCGCAATACGGACTTTTATTGTTGAATCGTCGTCAGTGAAATAAATTTCTCATTGAATTATTCCTTTGCACGGCCGGACGCCAAAGCAAATAAGTCCACAATATGGATTTACAGTGAATTTGATGACATGACCACCGTTCAAAGCCTGGACCGGGCCATCGGGCTGCTGCGGCTGATTTCCTCCGAGCACAAGTCCGGCGCCCGCCTGTCCACGCTGGTGGCGGCCAGCGGCCTGGCGCAGCCCACGGTGCACCGGCTGCTCAAGCAACTGGTCGAAGGCGGGCTGGTGATGCAGGACGCCCGGCGCCGCTACCGGCTGGGCCACTTCGCCTACGAACTCGGGCTGGTGGCGTCCACCCACTTCAATTTGCGCGACCAGTGCGCGCCCTTCCTCGCACGCATCAGCGCCGAGACGGGGGACACCGCCTTCCTGGTGGTGCGCAGCGGGGCGGATTCGTTCTGCCTGGACCGCCAGTCCGGCAGCTTTCCGATCCAGGTGCTGACCGTGGAAGTGGGCAAGCGCCGGCCCCTGGGCATTGGCGGCGGGGGGTTGGCGCTGCTGAGCTTCATGCCGCAGGACGAACTGCCCGAGGTGCTCGGCCGCATCGAGCCGCACCTGGCCACCTACGGGGGCCTCACGCGGCAGATCCTGCTGGACCTGATGGAAACCGCCCGTGCGCGGGGCTACGCCAGCATCACCAACTACGCCGTGGCGGGCGTGACCAGCATTGGCGTGCCCATCCGGGACCGGGGCGGCATGGTGGTCGGCGCCATCAGCGTGAGCGCCATGACGGCGCGCATGCAGCCGCGCGAGGACTTCGTGGTGCAGACCCTGCAGCGGGAGATCGCGGCGCTGCAGAAGACGCTGTAGGTCCTGCGCACCGGCCGGCCGCGGTTGCACGGGCCACGGTTAGGCGGGGTAGGTGCCCGGCAGCAGGATGGACTGGTCCACCGTGTTGATGTTGGTGTGGCCGCAGAAGGCCATGGTGATGTCCAGCTCCTTCTGGATGATCTGCAGCGCGCGGGTCACCCCCGCCTCGCCGAAGGCACCCAGGCCGTAGAGGAAACTGCGCCCGATCAGCGTGCCCTGGGCGCCCAGCGCACGCGCCTTGAGCACGTCCTGCCCGCTGCGGATGCCGCCGTCCATCCACACCTCGATGTCCTTGCCGGCAGCGGCCGCGATGCCGGGCAGCGCGGCGATGGACGATGGCGCGCCGTCCAGCTGGCGGCCGCCGTGGTTGCTGACGATGAGCGCATCGGCGCCGCTGTCGACCGCTAGGCGGGCGTCCTCCGCGTCCATGATGCCCTTGAGGATCAGCTTGCCGCCCCAGCGCTTCTTGATCCACTCGACATCGCCCCAGTTGAGCTGCGGGTCGAACTGCTCGGCCGTCCAGGACGAGAGCGAGGACAGATCGCCCACGCCCTTGGCATGGCCCACGATGTTGCCGAACGAGCGGCGCGGGGTGCCCAGCATGCCCAGGCACCAGCGCGGCTTGGTCGCCAGGTTGATGAGGTTGGCGAGCGTGGGCTTGGGCGGCGCCGACAGTCCGTTCTTGATGTCCTTGTGGCGCTGGCCCAGGATCTGCAGGTCCAGCGTGAGCTGCAGCGCCGAGCAGTTGGCGGCCTTGGCGCGGTCGATCAGGCGCTCGATGAAGTCGCGGTCGCGCATCACATACACCTGGAACCAGAACGGGTGGCGCCCCGTGTGCTCGGCGATGTCCTCGAGGGAGCAGATGCTCATGGTCGAGAGCGTGAACGGGATGCCGAACGCCTTGGCCGCCTTCGCGCCCAGGATCTCGCCGTCGGCATGCTGCATGCCCGTGAGGCCCGTGGGCGCGATGGCCACGGGCATGGCCACGTCCTGCCCCACCATGGTGGTGCGCGTGCTGCGGCCTTCCATGTTCACGGCCACGCGCTGGCGCAGCTTGATGCGCTGGAAGTCGCTTTCGTTGGCGCGGTAGGTGCCCTCGGTGTACGAGCCTGAATCGGCGTAGTCATAGAACATGCGCGGCACGCGCCGCTGGGCGATGACACGCAGGTCTTCGATGCAGGTGATTTTGGACAAGTCAGGCACGCGGACGCTCCAGAAGGGGTTGCACAGGGGACGGTAAGAACTGCGCGGATGGTAGGCACTTGCGCGCTGGCGGGCCATCAAAATTATTTGCGCGGGGCTGCAACAAATTTCCAAGGCGGGCCGGGGCGGGCCCGCGCAAGCCCCAGGACTTTCACTAAAAACACCGCCTGGCGCTTATTCCACAAGCGCAATAAGCTATTATTTTCATAGCAAAACATGATCCCACCGTGGGTTCTGGCATGCGGCCCCCCTCCCCGCACCGCGTCGCACCGCCGCATGCTCAGCGCACGCGGCCTCCCGCGTTGTCGGCCAGCACGACCTCGGGCGTCTCGTCCGGGCCCCGGTAGAGCATGAAGCGCATGCGCCCGCCGCGCTTGGCGGCGTACATGGCGCTGTCGGCATGGCGCGAAAGCGCGTCGAAGGTGTCGCCATGCTGGGGGTACAGCGCGATGCCGCCGCTCAGCCCGATCTGCAGCACCCGCCCCGCCAGCTCGAAAGGCAGGTCGCAGGACGCGAGGATCTTGCACGCCACGCTGCACGCGGGCTCGGCGCCGTCCAGCCCCGGCAGCAGCACCACGAATTCGTCGCCGCCCTGGCGGCACACGGTGTCCGAGGCGCGCACGGCGGCCTTCAGGCGCTGGGCGAACTGCACCAGCAGCAGGTCGCCCACATCGTGGCCGAGGGTGTCATTCACGTCCTTGAAGCCGTCCAGGTCCAGGTACATCACGGCCAGGCACTTGCCGTCGCGGCGCGCCTGCGAGATGGCCAGCTGGGCGCGGTCCTGCAGCAGCACGCGGTTGGGCAGGTCGGTCAGCGCGTCGTACTGGGCGAGGTGCGCCATGCGCTCGGCCATGACCACCGATTCGGTCACATCGCGCAGCACGGCCACGGCGCCCGTCACGGCCCCATGGCGGTCGGTGATGGGGCTGGAGGTTTCCTCCACCTGAAAGCGCTGCCCGCTGGTGCGGTGCAGGACCACGCCGCGCACCGCTTCCACCGCCAGGCCCTGCTCCATGGCCTGGCGCAAGGGGCTGGCCAGCACCGCGTCGTTGTCGGGGCTGCGCAGGTTCACTACCTCGTCCACGTTGTGGCCCGCCGCGTCGAAGGCCTGCCAGCCGGTCAGGCGCTCGGCCACCGGGTTCAGGTACGTGACCGCTCCATGGGCGTCCGCGCAGACCACCGCGTCTCCGATGGACTGCAGCGTGAGGCGCACGCGCTCCTTCTCGTCAAACAGTTCGTCCTCCATGCGCTTGCGTTCCGAGATGTCCGTCACCTGCACGAAGATGCCACGCACCTTGCCGCCCTCGGTGTCGGGCAGGTAGGAGGCCATGGTGTGGCGCGCAACGCCATGCACATCCGCGAAGGTGCGCTCGAACAGTTGCGGCTCGCCCAGCAGCGCCCTGTCCAGGAACGGCTTGTTCTGCGCGAACAGCTCCGGCCCGAGCAGGTCGCTCAGGTGCATGCCGGGCATGCGCTCGGGCCGCACGCCGAACCACTCGAAATAGACCTGGTTGGCGAACCGGTTGCGCAGCCCGGCATCCCAGTAGCCGATCATCGAGGGCATGTTGTCGAGAATGGTGCGCGTGTTGCGTTCGGCCTCGCGCAGCCGCGCGGAGACCTGCTGGCGCAGCGTGAGCTCGCGCACGAACAGCGTGGCCAGCCCCACGCAGCTGACCATCAGCAGCAGCGCGAACCCGCCCAGCACCCAGGCGCTGCGGTACCACTTGGCCAGGACGGTGTCGGTGGACTGCGCCACGTTGAGGATCAGCGGATAGCGCCCCACGGGACGGAACGAATACAGGCGCTCCATGCCGTCGATGGTGGACGTGCCGATGAAGGTGCCCGTGCCCTCCTTCTGGAAGCGGATCATGTTGGGGGTGCCCGCCAGGCTGCGGCCCACGTCGGCGTCCCCATAGGGAAACCGGGTGATCACGACGCCGTCGCTGCGAAACAGGTTCACGCCGCTGTGGGGGCCCATGTCGAGCGAACCGAACAGCTCATTGAAATAGCTCAGGCTGATGGCGCCCACCACCACCCCGGCGAAGCTGCCGTCCGGACGGTAGTAGGCGCGCGAGACCGGCAGGATGTTGAGCCCGGTCACGCGCGAGGGCACGGGCTTGCCCACGAACAGGCCCTGGTGCCCGCCCGACTGGAACGCCGTGAAATAGTCGCGGTCCGCGAAGTTGACCCGGCGCGGCGGCAGCGGGCCCGAATCGAGCACCACGTTGCCCAGGGTGTCGAGCACCAGCACATCGCCCGCGCCACGCGCGCGCAGGGAGTTGTCGAACACCACCCGGGCGCGCAGGTCGGGCGGCAAGGCCCACACCTCGGGCCTGCCCACCTCGCGCGCCACGCCTTCCAGCGATTTATCGAACGTGTCGAGCGCCCAGCTCAGCCCCTGCTCCAGCGTGCGCGCGAGATTGGCGTTGGTCTGGGCGGCGTAGTTCCACTCGTCAGCGCGAATGGTCCAGATCGTGCGTGCGAAGAGTGCGCCAATGCCCAGCGAGACCAACAGGGCCAGCCAGATCAGGCGATGGGAAAAGAACTGGCGCAGAAAGGGCATAGAAATATCTTGTAACCATTCTAGGCGTCTACCTGTGGCGTGCCGGGCGGCAAGTCACACCGTATCCCTCGGATTTCGTGGCGTCAATGCGCAGTGGCCCTGGGTGCGGCCGCCACGGCACCCGCGCCGCGCACCTCGATGCGGACCTCGTCCAGCACCTGGCCCTGGACATCGGTGAGCTGCACCACGTGCCGCCCCGGCCAGGGCATCCAGGCCACGCGCGCGCCGCGCCCGAGCGGCCTGCCGTCCATGCGCCACAACCACCCGCTTCCCGTGGCGGTGAACTGCAGGCGCTGGCGCGCGGGAGGGATGTCCGGGTCCAGCGCGATGATGGTGCCAGGGGCCGGCGCCGTGATGCGCGCGCCAAGGCCCGGCGCGGCCGCCCCGGCCTCCCGCCCCGGGGGATGGGGGGTTCTTTTGGCGCTGGCGCTGGTTTCGTCTTGCCCGTTAGCTCCTGAATCAATAGCAAACAGGGGCTGCTGGGTGCCCTCCAGGAACCACTCCTGCCGCGCCGCCTCCAGGGGCTGGCGGGCGTCGCCCGCGCCACCGGGCTGTGGCGCGGCGGGCCCGAATTGCACGGCGGCCCGGGCAAGGCCTGGGGGCGCCTTGGGGGCGCGGCTGGGTTCGCGCGCGTGCAGGAAGCCCATGACCGCGGCCCAGATGGGCGCGGCGCCGCTGGTGCCGCTCACGTCGTGCATGGCCGCGCCGCTGGCATTGCCCACCCATACGCCCACGGTGTAGCGCGCGGACCAGCCCACGGCCCAGTTGTCGCGCATGTCCTTGCTGGTACCGGTCTTCACGGCGGTCCAGAAGCGCGTGGCCAGCACGCTGTCGGTGCCAAAGGTGCGCGCCCGCGCATTGCCGTCGGACAGGATGTCGCCCACGATGAAGACGGCGCGCGGATCGAGCGCGGGGGCGAAGGCCGGGGCCTTGCCGGGGGGCGCCTGGGCCCATGCCACCGGGCTCAGGCGCCCGCCGTTGGCGAGGGTGCGAAACGCGTTGGACAGGTGCAGCAGCGGCACCTCGGGGCTGCCCAGCGCGAGGCTGTAGCCAAAGTAGTCCCCGTTTTCGCGCAGCGGCATGCCCGCCGCGGAGAGCTGGCGATGGAACGCGTCCGGCGTGACCATGACCAGCGTGCGCACCGCCGGCACGTTCAGCGACGCCGCCAGCGCGGTGCGCACCGACACCCAGCCCTTGAACTGGCGGTCGTAGTTCTGCGGGATGTACAGGCCGCCCGCGGTGGCGATGTGCGCGGGCGAATCGTCCACCAGCGAGGCCGCCGTGAGACGCCGCTCGGCGATGGCCTGCGCATACAGGAACGGCTTGAGCGTGGAGCCCGGCTGGCGCGGCGCCAGCACGCCATCCACCTCGCCGGCCTGGCTCAGCGGCCCCGACGAGCCCACCCAGGCCAGCACCGCGCCCGTGGCGTTGTCCAGCACCAGCACCGCGCCGTCTTCCACGTTGCGCCCGCGCAGCTCCCGCAGGTGCTGCTGCAGGGTCTGCACGGCAAAGCGCTGCAGCGGCGCGCGCAGCGTGCTCTGCACGCGCTCGGGCACCACGCCCCCTTCCTTGAAGCGCTGGCGCAGCAAGTGCCGCGCGAAGTGGGGGGCCACGCCCTCGCTCGCATCGAACGCGCGGCGCTGCAGCGCCGCCGTGGCGAACAGGTCCAGGGCATCGCAGTCCACGGGGGGCAGGTGCTGTGCCGGACGGCCGGAGGCCAGGGATGGCGGCCGCGCCGGTGGCTGCTGCGCCCGCATGTCGCGCAGCACCCCGCAGGCCCGCTGCGCCACCAGGCCGGGGCGCGCGTTGGGCGCGCGCACCAGCGCGGCCGCCACGGCCGCCTCGCGCTCGTCCAGGCCATGGGCGGCCTTGCCGAACAGCGTGCGACTCAGGGCGTCGATGCCCACCAGTTCGCTGCGAAAGGGCACGAGGTTGAGGTAGGCCTCCAGGATCTGGTCCTTGCGCCAGCGCCGGTCCAGCACCTGTGCGGCCACCGTCTGGCCGAGCTTTTGCGCCACCGAGCGCCCGCCCGGCCCCTGGCGCCAGTCCCCATCGAGCAGGCCCGCCAGCTGCATGGTGATGGTGCTGGCCCCGCGCGTGCGCTGGTTCCACAGGTTGCCCCAGGCGGCGGCCGAGGCGGCTTGCCAGTCCACCCCGCTGTGCTCGAAGAAACGCTTGTCCTCGCTGAGCACCAGGGCCGTGCGCAGCGCGGGTGAAATGTCGGCCAGCGCCACCCACTGGCCACGGCGCACGGTGGTGTCGGTGCGCAGGCGCTGCAGCACCTCGCCCTCGCGCGAGAGGAGCACGGTGTCGGACGGTCTGAAGTCCGCGCGCACCTCCTCGAAAGTCGCGATGGCCGCCGCGGGCGCCGCCAGGAAGGCGGACAGGGCCGCCACGGCCCACCCCTTGTACGGCCTGCGCGCCCGCCCGGGCACCACGGGCCGGCCACGGTCAGTCATCCCGATGCTCCCGGTCGAACCGCGTTTCGGCCTCGGTCAGGTGGCGCAGCAGCACGTGCGAGATCAGGTTGACCCCGATGCCGCCGAACACCACCGGCAGGATATACAGGGCAATCGACAGCTCGGAGATGAACACCGCGTCGTCCGCCAGCGACGGCGTGCCTTTGGCCAGGGCCGCGAGCGATTGCAGCAGGTACACGTCCACGCCCGCGATCAGCACCAGCGCCACGCCAAAACCCAGCACCGCCATGCGCGAGATCGAGCGCGTGGCCAGCAGCAGCCCATAGATGCCCGCGGGCAGCACCAGGGAAAACGCCACCAGCAGCCAGAACCGCAGTTCCACGAAGACACTGAGGCTCATGGCGCGCGGCTCCGGGGACGGCTCATGACGGGGCGTGGCACGGCGCCGCGGCTACCTGGCCGCCTCCACCTTGACCCGCGCGTTGGGCAGCTCGCCGAACATCTCGGGCGCGTACATGGCCTCCACGCGGCTCGGGGGCAGCGCGAAATCGCCCACGTTGTTCAGGCGCACGGTGTACTCCATCTTGACCGTGCCCTTGGGCAGGTACTCGTAGTAGCTGCGGAAGGCCTCGAAGCTGCGCTCCTCGAACGCGGGCCAGCCCGCGCCGCTCTTCGCCTTCTCGCCCTGCGTGGCGATGGCCGAGTCGCGGCCCAGGCCGCTGCCCAGGATGGTGGCGCCGCCCGGGACCGGGTCGGTGATGGCCACCCAGGTCATGTCGGCGCTGGCGTTCACCTCCAGGGTCACGCGCAGCACGTCGCCGCGCGTGTACTGGCCTGCGGGCAGCGACTTGTTGGCCTGCTCCACCGGCGTGACGGTCTTCTTGATGGCATAGCCTGCGGCAAACGGCGCCTTGAGCTGGATGGCGGCCACGGACTGCAGGGTGAGCCACGGCTTGCCCGGCCCTTGGTGAGCCACCGCCAGGCTTTCCTTGCCACCCGCTTTGCCCCAGGCCAGGAACATGTCGTTGTTCTTGAGGTTGCCGGGCGATGCGGGGGCTCCGAACCAGGTCGTCTGGTGCGCGGCGCCCGTGGCGTCACTGGCCTTCACGCGCTCGACCTTGCTCCAGTCCACGGTGGCACTGCTGCCAGACATCGTGGCCTTGGTGGTGCCCGAGACCGGCACGGCCTCGAACTTGGCGCTGAATTTCTCCAGCGCCAGCCCGCCCCACAGGTTGGCCGTGGTGGTGTGCCAGGCGCCGGCCTGCTGGCGGCTGATGAAGCCGTTGGCCAGGCGGCCCATGTCGTCCTTCCAGGCCGGGTCGTCCATCACCGCGAGCATCAGGCGCGCGGTGTTCACGTCGCCGTTCTGCATCAGCCACCACCAGTAGTCGTCCTGCTCGGTGCTGAAGATCAGCTTGGTGCCCTGGAACGACAGGCGGCTGCGCAGGATCTGCAGGGCTTCGGCCAGGCGCTTGTCGCGCTCGGGCACGTCGGCCACGCGTTTGAGCACGTTCACCCAGTCGATCACCGTGTGCGTGGGCCACTGGTTGGGCGCGATGGTGATGCTGCCGACCATCCGGCCCTGGGCCTTGCCGTAGCGCGAGAGCGCCTCCAGCGCGGCCACCTTGCGCATGTCCAGGTCCTTGCGCGGGCTCCAGAAGCTGCGCTGGATGCGGCCTTCCACGAACGCGATCAAGCCGCGCTCCATGGGCGCGCGGGCCTCGTCGGGCAGGGCAAACGCGGGGTTGAGGCTGGCCGCCTCGTGCGTGGCCGCCAGCACGTAGGCCGTGAGCGTGTCGCTGCCCCGGTTGGCGTCGCCGTCGCGCGGCGGGAAGTAGTTGGCCAGGCCGTCGCTGTCCAGGTAGGTGGGCAACTGCGCCACCACGGTCTGCCACAGCGCGCCGTCACGCAGGCCCACGGCCTTGCTGGTCTTTTGCTCCAGGCAGGCGAACGGGTAGCGGGCCCACCAGTCGCGCACGCCGGGCAGGCCCTCGGCCAGCTTGGGCTGCAGCGACATCTTGAGGCCGCCCCGGCCCGGCAGCGCATCGGCGGGCGGGTTCACGTCCAGGCTGAAGCTGCCGTCCACCTGCACGAGCGTGGCCTGCTGCACCGTGAGCGGCACGGCGGGGATGATGCGCTGGCGTGCCTTGAGGGCATCGCGCGCGCCGCTGACGGTGTCCTTGGCCTCGATCTCCCACAGGATGGACTCGGAGCGCGTCTGCGCCAGCTGGGCCGGCGCGGTGACGTTCCAGGCCACCTCGCGCGACTCGCCGGCGGGGATGTCGACGGTCTGGGGCTTGAGCTCCAGCAGCGTGGCGCGCGGCGCTACCTCGACCCTCATCGCCGCCTTGGTGGTGTTGCGCAGCGTGATCTGCGCGCGGAACTGGTCGTCCTCGCGCACCAGGGGCGGCAGGCCGCTGATGATCTGCAAATCCTGCGTGGCGCGGATGCTGGTGCTGCCGGTGCCGAACAGGCCGGTGGACGCATCGGCCACCGCCACGATCTTGAACGTGGTCAGCGCGTCATTGAGCGGCACCGTCACCTTGGCCTGGCCGTTGGCGTCCAGCTGCAGGGCCGGCTCCCAGAGCAGCAGCGTGTCGAGCAGCTCGCGCGTCTGCGCCCTGCCCCCTCCGCCGCCGGCAGGCACGGCCTTCTTGCCATAGTGGCGCCGGCCGATGATCTCCATCTGCGCGGTGGAGGTCTCCACGCCCCAGCTGCGGCGCTGGAGCATGGCTTCGAGCAGGTTCCAGCTGTTGTTGGGCATCAGCTCCAGCAGCGCCTG from Acidovorax sp. A79 includes the following:
- a CDS encoding L-lactate dehydrogenase; this translates as MPDLSKITCIEDLRVIAQRRVPRMFYDYADSGSYTEGTYRANESDFQRIKLRQRVAVNMEGRSTRTTMVGQDVAMPVAIAPTGLTGMQHADGEILGAKAAKAFGIPFTLSTMSICSLEDIAEHTGRHPFWFQVYVMRDRDFIERLIDRAKAANCSALQLTLDLQILGQRHKDIKNGLSAPPKPTLANLINLATKPRWCLGMLGTPRRSFGNIVGHAKGVGDLSSLSSWTAEQFDPQLNWGDVEWIKKRWGGKLILKGIMDAEDARLAVDSGADALIVSNHGGRQLDGAPSSIAALPGIAAAAGKDIEVWMDGGIRSGQDVLKARALGAQGTLIGRSFLYGLGAFGEAGVTRALQIIQKELDITMAFCGHTNINTVDQSILLPGTYPA
- a CDS encoding diguanylate cyclase codes for the protein MPFLRQFFSHRLIWLALLVSLGIGALFARTIWTIRADEWNYAAQTNANLARTLEQGLSWALDTFDKSLEGVAREVGRPEVWALPPDLRARVVFDNSLRARGAGDVLVLDTLGNVVLDSGPLPPRRVNFADRDYFTAFQSGGHQGLFVGKPVPSRVTGLNILPVSRAYYRPDGSFAGVVVGAISLSYFNELFGSLDMGPHSGVNLFRSDGVVITRFPYGDADVGRSLAGTPNMIRFQKEGTGTFIGTSTIDGMERLYSFRPVGRYPLILNVAQSTDTVLAKWYRSAWVLGGFALLLMVSCVGLATLFVRELTLRQQVSARLREAERNTRTILDNMPSMIGYWDAGLRNRFANQVYFEWFGVRPERMPGMHLSDLLGPELFAQNKPFLDRALLGEPQLFERTFADVHGVARHTMASYLPDTEGGKVRGIFVQVTDISERKRMEDELFDEKERVRLTLQSIGDAVVCADAHGAVTYLNPVAERLTGWQAFDAAGHNVDEVVNLRSPDNDAVLASPLRQAMEQGLAVEAVRGVVLHRTSGQRFQVEETSSPITDRHGAVTGAVAVLRDVTESVVMAERMAHLAQYDALTDLPNRVLLQDRAQLAISQARRDGKCLAVMYLDLDGFKDVNDTLGHDVGDLLLVQFAQRLKAAVRASDTVCRQGGDEFVVLLPGLDGAEPACSVACKILASCDLPFELAGRVLQIGLSGGIALYPQHGDTFDALSRHADSAMYAAKRGGRMRFMLYRGPDETPEVVLADNAGGRVR
- a CDS encoding class I adenylate-forming enzyme family protein, with the protein product MYPIDFFYRAARMYPQREALAGGGQVLTYAALAARVDAAACALQQLDAEPGSRVGICAGNTVDHVVALLAVLAAGKVWVPLNWRNPAAELNRIIAFTEPTIVVAEPAHLGTLDLAGVKAVLALGEGGEARATLQAAEAAHAGQRPRPHDRSRDEAQAIKFTGGSTGVPKGVMQPYRAWVATLVNQIQAFGFGADDRYLISAPVTHGTSTYLLPILAQGGCHVLPASNKPAELLRSFREDGITTTFMPPTLLYMLVAEAHGERLRLPRLRHLIYGGAPMPPEKIRVVRECFGPVLETTYGQTEAPQVVSVMRAEDFADEANWRSVGRQGLVTDMAIMSPEGALLPTGEAGEIVVRGDLIMNGYWKMPEKTAETIVDGWLHTGDRGYVDERGYLFLKDRLREVVITGGFNVYPIDVESVLDQHPAVHESAVFGIEDDKWGEAVHAAVQLKPGAQVSAQELIAFAKEHLGSVKTPKAVHFYADLPRSVAGKVHKVTLKADITRLVRQEQPA
- a CDS encoding IclR family transcriptional regulator; translation: MTTVQSLDRAIGLLRLISSEHKSGARLSTLVAASGLAQPTVHRLLKQLVEGGLVMQDARRRYRLGHFAYELGLVASTHFNLRDQCAPFLARISAETGDTAFLVVRSGADSFCLDRQSGSFPIQVLTVEVGKRRPLGIGGGGLALLSFMPQDELPEVLGRIEPHLATYGGLTRQILLDLMETARARGYASITNYAVAGVTSIGVPIRDRGGMVVGAISVSAMTARMQPREDFVVQTLQREIAALQKTL
- a CDS encoding citryl-CoA lyase, with the translated sequence MNKPVERPYTELCTHSATSIHYRGDNLAEDVLGQRGFTDVLFSQILNRRPDADDLRVLDAALIAIMEHGLTPSAIATRMVYMSSPENIQSGVAAGLLAVGSQFVGTVENSAILLRQIIDAPEGVEAAARATVQRHRAERKPIPGFGQHMHKPDDPRAARLLAIGREHPRFEGRYLQAIEVLSREVDGAFGKHITINATGAVGTLLGELGVPPAMMRGFAVISRAAGLVAHIAEEQRIPSARFVWDLVDHEVPYRGTGEGHNKDRSGE